A single genomic interval of Eleutherodactylus coqui strain aEleCoq1 chromosome 3, aEleCoq1.hap1, whole genome shotgun sequence harbors:
- the BTBD3 gene encoding BTB/POZ domain-containing protein 3 isoform X1: MVDAKGKNMKCLTFFLMLPETVKNRSKKGPKKPSSSSGSKLPPVCYEIITLKNRKKKKMAAEIFPSKKPANSNSNSVQQYHQQNLNNNNTIPSPNWQGLYSTIRERNAVMFNNELMADVHFVVGPPSGTQRLPGHKYVLAVGSSVFHAMFYGELAEDKEEIRIPDVEPAAFLAMLKYLYCDEIDLAADTVLATLYAAKKYIVPHLARACVNFLETSLSAKNACVLLSQSCLFEEPDLTQRCWEVIDAQAELALKSEGFCDIDFQTLESILKRETLNAKEIVVFEAALCWAEVECQRQELTPTIENKRKVLGKALYLIRIPTMALDDFANGAAQSGVLTLNETNDIFLWYTAAKKPELEFVSKPRKGLVPQRCHRFQSCAYRSNQWRYRGRCDSIQFSVDKRVFIAGFGLYGSSCGSAEYSAKIELKRQGVTLGQNVSKYFSDGSSNTFPVWFEYPVQIEPDTFYTASVVLDGNELSYFGQEGMTEVQCGKVTVQFQCSSDSTNGTGVQGGQIPELIFYA; the protein is encoded by the exons ATGGTAGATGCCAAAGGAAAGAACATGAAATGTCTCACTTTTTTCTTGATGCTTCCAGAAACTGTCAAGAATCGCTCTAAAAAAGGTCCCAAAAAGCCAAGTTCCAGCAGCGGCAGCAAGTTACCCCCAGTCTGCTATGAAATAATTACACTAAAAAACcgaaagaagaagaagatggcTGCTGAGATCTTTCCGAGCAAGAAGCCAGCTAACAGCAACTCCAACTCCGTGCAGCAATATCACCAGCAAAATCTTAATAACAATAATACTATCCCATCCCCGAACTGGCAGGGGCTTTACAGCACCATCCGAGAGAG gAATGCTGTGATGTTCAATAACGAATTAATGGCAGATGTGCATTTTGTGGTGGGACCTCCGAGTGGGACTCAACGCTTGCCGGGGCATAAG TATGTTCTGGCTGTCGGGAGCTCGGTGTTCCATGCAATGTTTTACGGAGAGCTTGCAGAGGACAAAGAGGAAATCCGTATACCAGATGTTGAACCGGCTGCTTTCCTCGCAATGCTGAA GTATTTGTACTGTGATGAAATCGACTTGGCTGCTGATACTGTTCTGGCAACTCTGTATGCTGCTAAAAAATATATCGTTCCCCATCTTGCCAGAGCTTGTGTCAACTTCCTAGAGACTAGCTTAAGCGCAAAGAATGCCTGTGTTCTCCTCTCTCAAAGCTGCCTGTTTGAAGAACCTGATCTGACCCAGAGGTGTTGGGAAGTGATTGATGCACAAGCAGAACTTGCTTTGAAAAGCGAAGGTTTTTGCGACATTGACTTTCAGACACTTGAAAGTATCCTTAAAAGAGAGACTTTAAATGCCAAAGAAATAGTCGTCTTTGAAGCGGCGCTCTGTTGGGCCGAAGTCGAATGTCAACGTCAAGAGTTAACTCCCACTATAGAGAACAAGAGGAAAGTTTTGGGCAAAGCTCTTTACTTAATTCGCATCCCAACTATGGCGCTTGACGATTTTGCCAATGGCGCAGCACAGTCCGGAGTGTTAACTCTTAATGAAACAAATGATATATTTCTTTGGTATACAGCTGCTAAGAAACCAGAGTTAGAATTTGTGAGTAAACCCCGAAAGGGTCTAGTTCCTCAGAGATGTCACCGCTTTCAGTCCTGTGCCTACCGCAGTAACCAGTGGCGTTACAGAGGACGTTGCGACAGCATTCAGTTCTCTGTGGATAAAAGGGTGTTTATTGCAGGTTTCGGCCTCTATGGCTCCAGCTGTGGGTCAGCTGAGTATAGCGCAAAAATCGAACTAAAGCGCCAAGGAGTGACATTAGGACAGAATGTAAGCAAATACTTTTCAGATGGGTCCAGCAACACGTTTCCTGTCTGGTTCGAGTACCCTGTGCAAATCGAACCAGATACTTTCTACACGGCCAGCGTGGTCCTGGATGGCAACGAGCTGAGCTACTTTGGACAAGAAGGAATGACTGAGGTACAATGCGGAAAAGTAACTGTACAATTTCAGTGCTCCTCAGACAGCACGAATGGCACTGGGGTGCAAGGAGGACAGATACCTGAACTTATTTTCTACGCTTAA
- the BTBD3 gene encoding BTB/POZ domain-containing protein 3 isoform X2 produces the protein MAAEIFPSKKPANSNSNSVQQYHQQNLNNNNTIPSPNWQGLYSTIRERNAVMFNNELMADVHFVVGPPSGTQRLPGHKYVLAVGSSVFHAMFYGELAEDKEEIRIPDVEPAAFLAMLKYLYCDEIDLAADTVLATLYAAKKYIVPHLARACVNFLETSLSAKNACVLLSQSCLFEEPDLTQRCWEVIDAQAELALKSEGFCDIDFQTLESILKRETLNAKEIVVFEAALCWAEVECQRQELTPTIENKRKVLGKALYLIRIPTMALDDFANGAAQSGVLTLNETNDIFLWYTAAKKPELEFVSKPRKGLVPQRCHRFQSCAYRSNQWRYRGRCDSIQFSVDKRVFIAGFGLYGSSCGSAEYSAKIELKRQGVTLGQNVSKYFSDGSSNTFPVWFEYPVQIEPDTFYTASVVLDGNELSYFGQEGMTEVQCGKVTVQFQCSSDSTNGTGVQGGQIPELIFYA, from the exons atggcTGCTGAGATCTTTCCGAGCAAGAAGCCAGCTAACAGCAACTCCAACTCCGTGCAGCAATATCACCAGCAAAATCTTAATAACAATAATACTATCCCATCCCCGAACTGGCAGGGGCTTTACAGCACCATCCGAGAGAG gAATGCTGTGATGTTCAATAACGAATTAATGGCAGATGTGCATTTTGTGGTGGGACCTCCGAGTGGGACTCAACGCTTGCCGGGGCATAAG TATGTTCTGGCTGTCGGGAGCTCGGTGTTCCATGCAATGTTTTACGGAGAGCTTGCAGAGGACAAAGAGGAAATCCGTATACCAGATGTTGAACCGGCTGCTTTCCTCGCAATGCTGAA GTATTTGTACTGTGATGAAATCGACTTGGCTGCTGATACTGTTCTGGCAACTCTGTATGCTGCTAAAAAATATATCGTTCCCCATCTTGCCAGAGCTTGTGTCAACTTCCTAGAGACTAGCTTAAGCGCAAAGAATGCCTGTGTTCTCCTCTCTCAAAGCTGCCTGTTTGAAGAACCTGATCTGACCCAGAGGTGTTGGGAAGTGATTGATGCACAAGCAGAACTTGCTTTGAAAAGCGAAGGTTTTTGCGACATTGACTTTCAGACACTTGAAAGTATCCTTAAAAGAGAGACTTTAAATGCCAAAGAAATAGTCGTCTTTGAAGCGGCGCTCTGTTGGGCCGAAGTCGAATGTCAACGTCAAGAGTTAACTCCCACTATAGAGAACAAGAGGAAAGTTTTGGGCAAAGCTCTTTACTTAATTCGCATCCCAACTATGGCGCTTGACGATTTTGCCAATGGCGCAGCACAGTCCGGAGTGTTAACTCTTAATGAAACAAATGATATATTTCTTTGGTATACAGCTGCTAAGAAACCAGAGTTAGAATTTGTGAGTAAACCCCGAAAGGGTCTAGTTCCTCAGAGATGTCACCGCTTTCAGTCCTGTGCCTACCGCAGTAACCAGTGGCGTTACAGAGGACGTTGCGACAGCATTCAGTTCTCTGTGGATAAAAGGGTGTTTATTGCAGGTTTCGGCCTCTATGGCTCCAGCTGTGGGTCAGCTGAGTATAGCGCAAAAATCGAACTAAAGCGCCAAGGAGTGACATTAGGACAGAATGTAAGCAAATACTTTTCAGATGGGTCCAGCAACACGTTTCCTGTCTGGTTCGAGTACCCTGTGCAAATCGAACCAGATACTTTCTACACGGCCAGCGTGGTCCTGGATGGCAACGAGCTGAGCTACTTTGGACAAGAAGGAATGACTGAGGTACAATGCGGAAAAGTAACTGTACAATTTCAGTGCTCCTCAGACAGCACGAATGGCACTGGGGTGCAAGGAGGACAGATACCTGAACTTATTTTCTACGCTTAA